The Micromonospora sp. NBC_01740 genome includes a window with the following:
- a CDS encoding 3-hydroxyacyl-CoA dehydrogenase family protein, which translates to MTVIGVVGAGVMGVGVAQNLAQYGYEVVLVDRTEEILAGARAVIARNCRMSRLMGGPALDPDAILARITTAVGVEALDKASAVIENVTENWDIKREVHQRLDEVCPPETVIIVNTSAIPITRVAAVGKHPERVIGVHFMNPVPAKPVVEMIPGFHTSASTIERTRELLSGMGKKAVDVKDASGFVSNRVLMLTVNEAAFLVHEGVATAESVDEVFRGCFGHPMGPLETADLIGVDTILYSVEVLYEHYADSKYRPCPLLKQMTDAGLHGRKTGRGFYNYES; encoded by the coding sequence ATGACCGTCATCGGCGTAGTCGGCGCCGGCGTCATGGGCGTCGGAGTGGCACAGAATCTGGCCCAGTACGGGTACGAGGTCGTCCTGGTCGACCGGACCGAGGAGATCCTCGCCGGGGCCCGGGCCGTGATCGCCCGCAACTGCCGGATGAGCCGGCTGATGGGCGGACCGGCGCTGGACCCGGACGCCATCCTGGCGAGGATCACCACCGCGGTGGGGGTCGAGGCGTTGGACAAGGCCTCGGCCGTGATCGAGAACGTCACCGAGAACTGGGACATCAAGCGCGAGGTCCACCAGCGCCTCGACGAGGTGTGCCCGCCGGAGACGGTGATCATCGTGAACACCTCGGCGATCCCGATCACCCGGGTAGCCGCGGTCGGCAAGCACCCGGAGCGGGTCATCGGGGTGCACTTCATGAACCCGGTACCGGCCAAGCCGGTGGTGGAGATGATCCCCGGCTTCCACACCTCGGCGTCGACCATCGAGCGCACCCGGGAGCTGCTCAGCGGGATGGGGAAGAAGGCGGTCGACGTCAAGGACGCCTCCGGCTTCGTCTCCAACCGGGTGCTGATGCTGACCGTGAACGAGGCGGCGTTCCTGGTCCACGAGGGCGTCGCCACCGCCGAGTCGGTCGACGAGGTGTTCCGGGGCTGCTTCGGGCACCCGATGGGTCCGCTGGAGACCGCCGACCTGATCGGCGTCGACACGATCCTCTACAGCGTCGAGGTCCTTTACGAGCACTACGCGGACAGCAAGTACCGCCCGTGCC
- a CDS encoding type I polyketide synthase — protein sequence MAAENKLREYLKRVTVDLTEARRQLAEADAGRHEPIAIVGLSCRLPGAQNVDAYWELLRDGRSAVLDDAPDGRYDLDPYVADHGVYTRRGAFLSDITRWDSGFFGSPPREALRMDPQQRLLMELTWEALEDAGTPPARVAGSRTSVMIGFSDTTQYGRLQSDLQGAAAFTDPYAGQGSSASVVAGRLAYHFDLRGPTVTLDTACSSSLVAVHLSSAALRRGECDLAVAAGGFLLIQPDLYVNACATSMLSRDGLNKTFDADADGYVMGEGAGVVVLERLSDALRNGRRIHAVIRGSAVNQDGHSNGMTAPNRGAQVDVIRRALAAARTSPDEICYVEAHGSGTRLGDSIELGALGDVFGGRSPATPLHVGAVKTNIGHTQAAAGIAGLIKTVLVLKQGVVPPNLNLVNPSEAALASDTVRPATTTLDLPEQDRPRLAGVSSFGWSGTNAHLVLEAAPQAEPVAEAPGPYLLPVSAHHPAALREQLGALGGTLDRCTVADLAYTLQSGRAEHRFRRAVLATDTADATGRLTAAAGAAGVRSLRDRPRVAFLLPDSGAGHRGLGGGLYRREPAYATAVDSCVEIAAEHCGLDLRPFLHAGPGAEADRPELAESFHFVVQYALAQLLLHRGVRPDVLVGQGIGEQVGNCLAGVLTLTDALRLTSLRARPTDDTASGTEAAEVSDPVTRQAPAIPVVTVAADGTDLARQLPRDVDVLVELGAGTVLGDLLASQLPDQPDTVLLGTLPAVATGGDAADVASLLDTCGRLWEIGVTLDWSALRGGPARLADLPTYPFQRQRHWFERPASPAVARPGTEAVEAEPAPGDEHVRLLTQRWRAAPTGAATVPTAGRYVLLAPAGAGAATEVADELATRLRRSGGDVVLATCPGDLVALLGAGPNTVVDLSMTQPVPADAAAAAVHGASAVLAACGGSGRSGTRVMVVTQGGQAVPDSAGVTVGGTAPAQAAVAVLPVVANQEYLDLESVNVDLDPEYGPGAMADALAAELGRRSDGVLVAHRGGNRYLPTYEAPATPLETHPVASGGTYLITGGLGDIGLTIAGHLVRNGAAGLVLTSRRGLPDDPDDPRHAAVAALRALGATVRTPRVDVTDEAAMRALFTDVRIDGVVHAAADAGTDTFVALRDLDGAAVARQFGAKVDGARVIARIVAGLDDRLVPDWCLLFSSTSALLGGVTFGGYAAANAALTALAHAGADGRSRWISAGWDTWACTLQRLRDGIGASMASHSMSDAEALAAFDRLVGTALPAVVVAAGGLDDRLPLLGGATVEPVGGDAIRHPRPDLPQPYTPPLTGTERALAELWSDVLGIEPVGIHDNYFDLGGTSLLVPRLLGLVKNRFAVAVPTVSLFEAPTVRSFSALLEQQRGPAPAAPARTGEPAVAPAAVAAPVAPVPVAAPAAPGGAELVLAASTAPVLDGEQLDRRIAIVGMAGRFPGAEDVAAFWRSLCAGEELISFFTPEELVEAGVPAELAHDPAYVPARPILDDIAGFDAGFFGISPRMAALTDPQQRLFLEVCWEALEQSGYCRPEHRGRVGVFGGTNISTYLLGALGQLSMHEDLSEYELIMGNDKDALTTTVSYLFDLHGPSVAVQTFCSTSLVAVHLAVRSLRSGDCEMALAGGVSIRVPDKQGHLSTPGGMESRDGHVHTFDAQASGTMFGDGATVVVLKRLDAALRDGDHVYGVIRGSAMNNDGALKVGYTAPSVAGQARVIADAMADAGVSPEEISYVEAHGTATELGDPIEVAALTRAFGSTEQRQYCPIGAVKTNVGHMNHAAGTAGLIKTALSLQSRVIPPTLHYTQANPAIDFENSPFYVNVDLAEWPATEGRPRIAGLNSIGMGGTNVHVVVQEPPVRPEVPETDELTGPAHTRRYQVVPVSARTASAADRAVRRLGEHLDCQPHARLADVAFSLQVGRKTFEHRRVAVTATLDETVGTLTGRDGAPPPMGRVEAVQGRPVAFLLAGVGEQYPGLVGELYRREPVFRAALDECLAPIAAALPELDLTDLLTGPRGGGSDLAALLGRGGGTDPRTAALRRTEVAQPLLFAVDYALASTLLAWGLRPTAMLGYSLGEYVAACLAGVLSLPDAIALVVHRAKLIGALETGSMAAVPLAADELRRRFRLEQRGLDIAAINGPETVVVAGPTAALDQLAADLRQAEIPCRPLETSHAFHSRMLAGISDELTAWVAANIRLNPPRLPYISNVTGALADAALVRDPAYWARHMCQPVQFEAGVQVLLADPELALVEIGPGQSLGALVRSAGCPPQRWPLITATLPAGSDPRPADLVLTDALARLWLTGVEIDWAAHHGRGDGATPVYRAAPGRIPLPTYPFERQRYWIEQTPMTAGREGGAELPAEPTSLAEIGRIPRLPEEQWLHLPVWRQTAAPAADERQPDSWLVYAGTGATADGVLAELERTAAATGARLTVVRAGTEYHAAADGYTVRPGDPTDALTMLRALRAAGVGLDRVVHLWTLGELPDDDRTVSLGLHTLVALARAAAELGLDRWALDIVSTGSQQVLDGAEARPASATVLGPALVIPLEYPSVSTRLVDVEPATPAGAVVAELRRPRTEPTVAIRAGRRWVCGYESIPPADLDTARQVLRDGGVYLITGGLGGIGLGLAAQLTQDCRARLVLFGRTGLPATERWAGILAGSDKVDESTRSRVERVQALVEAGAEVEIVVGDVADPTDVRRAVDTARERFGALHGILHTAGVPGTGLMQFKLPTDSDLVLAPKVAGTRAIVEALRVGADDEIRLDFLVLFSSITSATGGGPGQVDYCAANAYLDRYANMLTAAGRPTLSVDWGEWAWNAWDGGLSGFDSEVQAFFSANRARFGITFEEGWRTLLRALASGESQLVAATQDLATMVRFSRWFNVEAVTAPNGTASSEARHPRPELVTRYQEPTGPTELGVAEVWCDSLKLERVGVADNYFELGGNSLLGIALLNTLRRRFAEAELPPHILYEAPTVAALARVIDGTAARAAAAAEDDGQLRAQLRRSGLKTAAARRRAS from the coding sequence ATGGCAGCCGAGAACAAGCTCCGCGAATATCTCAAGCGGGTCACCGTCGACCTGACTGAGGCGCGCCGGCAGCTCGCCGAGGCCGATGCCGGCCGGCACGAGCCGATCGCCATCGTGGGCCTGTCCTGCCGGTTGCCCGGCGCGCAGAACGTGGACGCCTACTGGGAACTGCTCCGCGACGGGCGTAGCGCGGTGCTCGACGACGCGCCGGACGGCCGGTACGACCTCGACCCGTACGTCGCCGACCACGGCGTCTACACCCGTCGCGGAGCCTTCCTCTCCGACATCACCCGCTGGGACTCCGGGTTCTTCGGCTCGCCACCCCGGGAGGCGCTGCGGATGGACCCGCAGCAGCGGCTGCTGATGGAGCTGACCTGGGAGGCGCTGGAGGACGCCGGCACCCCGCCGGCCCGGGTGGCGGGCAGCCGCACCTCGGTGATGATCGGCTTCTCGGACACCACCCAGTACGGCCGGTTGCAGTCCGACCTGCAGGGCGCCGCCGCCTTCACCGACCCGTACGCCGGGCAGGGCAGCTCGGCGAGCGTGGTCGCCGGCCGCCTCGCGTACCACTTCGACCTGCGCGGCCCGACCGTCACCCTGGACACCGCGTGCTCGTCGTCGCTGGTCGCGGTGCACCTCTCCAGTGCGGCGCTGCGCCGCGGCGAGTGCGACCTGGCGGTGGCCGCGGGCGGCTTCCTGCTCATCCAACCCGATCTGTACGTCAACGCCTGCGCCACCTCGATGCTCTCCCGGGACGGCCTGAACAAGACCTTCGACGCCGACGCCGACGGCTACGTGATGGGCGAGGGCGCCGGGGTGGTGGTGCTGGAGCGGCTCTCCGACGCGCTGCGCAACGGCCGCCGGATCCACGCGGTGATCCGCGGCTCGGCGGTCAACCAGGACGGTCACAGCAACGGGATGACCGCGCCGAACCGGGGCGCCCAGGTGGACGTCATCCGCCGGGCGCTGGCCGCCGCGCGGACCAGCCCGGACGAGATCTGCTACGTGGAGGCGCACGGCTCCGGCACCCGGCTCGGCGACTCGATCGAGCTCGGCGCGCTGGGCGACGTCTTCGGCGGCCGGTCCCCGGCGACGCCGCTGCACGTCGGGGCGGTGAAGACCAACATCGGGCACACCCAGGCGGCGGCCGGCATCGCCGGGCTGATCAAGACGGTGCTGGTGCTCAAGCAGGGTGTGGTCCCACCGAACCTCAACCTGGTCAACCCCTCCGAGGCGGCCCTGGCCAGCGACACCGTGCGGCCGGCGACGACGACGCTGGACCTGCCCGAGCAGGACCGGCCCCGGCTGGCCGGGGTCAGCTCGTTCGGCTGGTCGGGCACGAACGCGCACCTGGTGCTGGAGGCCGCCCCGCAGGCCGAGCCGGTCGCCGAGGCACCCGGCCCGTACCTGCTGCCGGTCTCCGCGCACCACCCGGCGGCGTTGCGTGAGCAGCTCGGCGCGCTGGGCGGCACGCTGGACCGCTGCACCGTCGCCGACCTGGCGTACACCCTGCAGAGCGGGCGGGCCGAGCACCGCTTCCGCCGGGCGGTCCTCGCCACGGACACCGCCGACGCCACCGGGCGGCTCACCGCCGCGGCCGGCGCGGCCGGTGTGCGCAGCCTGCGTGACCGGCCGCGGGTGGCCTTCCTGCTGCCCGACTCCGGTGCCGGTCACCGCGGGCTCGGGGGCGGGCTCTACCGGCGTGAGCCGGCCTACGCGACCGCGGTGGACAGCTGCGTCGAGATCGCCGCCGAGCATTGCGGGCTGGACCTGCGGCCGTTCCTCCACGCCGGACCCGGTGCCGAGGCCGACCGGCCGGAACTGGCCGAGTCGTTCCACTTCGTCGTCCAGTACGCGCTCGCCCAGCTGCTGCTGCACCGCGGGGTCCGGCCGGACGTGCTGGTCGGCCAGGGGATCGGCGAGCAGGTCGGGAACTGCCTGGCCGGGGTGCTCACCCTCACCGACGCGCTTCGGCTGACCAGCCTGCGGGCCCGGCCGACCGACGACACGGCGAGCGGCACCGAGGCGGCCGAGGTGTCCGACCCGGTGACCCGGCAGGCGCCGGCGATCCCCGTGGTCACGGTCGCGGCCGACGGTACCGACCTGGCCCGGCAGTTGCCGCGGGACGTCGACGTCCTGGTGGAGCTGGGCGCGGGTACCGTCCTCGGCGACCTGCTGGCCAGCCAGCTCCCCGATCAGCCGGACACCGTCCTGCTCGGCACCCTGCCCGCGGTGGCGACCGGCGGGGACGCGGCCGACGTGGCGAGCCTGCTGGACACCTGTGGGCGGCTGTGGGAGATCGGGGTGACCCTCGACTGGTCCGCGCTGCGCGGTGGCCCGGCCCGGCTGGCGGACCTGCCGACCTATCCGTTCCAGCGGCAGCGGCACTGGTTCGAGCGACCGGCCAGCCCGGCTGTGGCCCGGCCGGGCACCGAGGCGGTCGAGGCCGAGCCCGCCCCGGGCGACGAGCACGTGCGGTTGCTGACCCAGCGATGGCGAGCGGCGCCCACCGGTGCCGCCACCGTCCCGACCGCCGGGCGGTACGTGCTGCTCGCGCCGGCCGGTGCCGGTGCCGCCACCGAGGTGGCCGACGAACTGGCCACCCGGCTGCGCCGCTCCGGCGGCGACGTGGTGCTGGCGACCTGCCCCGGCGACCTCGTCGCGCTGCTCGGCGCCGGCCCGAACACGGTGGTCGACCTGTCGATGACGCAGCCGGTGCCGGCCGACGCGGCCGCCGCCGCGGTGCACGGCGCCTCGGCGGTGCTCGCCGCCTGCGGCGGTAGCGGCCGCAGCGGTACCCGGGTGATGGTGGTCACCCAGGGCGGCCAGGCGGTGCCGGACAGTGCCGGGGTGACCGTCGGTGGCACCGCGCCGGCCCAGGCCGCGGTCGCGGTGCTGCCGGTGGTCGCCAATCAGGAGTACCTGGACCTGGAGAGCGTCAACGTCGACCTCGACCCGGAGTACGGCCCCGGCGCGATGGCCGACGCCCTCGCCGCCGAGCTGGGCCGCCGCTCCGACGGGGTGCTCGTCGCCCACCGGGGCGGCAACCGGTACCTGCCGACGTACGAGGCACCGGCGACGCCGCTGGAGACCCACCCGGTGGCCAGCGGCGGCACCTACCTGATCACCGGCGGTCTCGGCGACATCGGTCTCACGATCGCCGGGCACCTGGTGCGCAACGGCGCGGCCGGGCTGGTGCTGACCAGCCGGCGTGGGCTGCCCGACGACCCGGACGACCCCCGGCACGCCGCCGTGGCGGCCCTGCGGGCGCTCGGCGCGACGGTGCGCACCCCGCGTGTCGACGTCACCGACGAGGCGGCCATGCGGGCGCTCTTCACCGACGTCCGGATCGACGGCGTGGTGCACGCGGCGGCTGACGCCGGCACCGACACCTTCGTGGCACTGCGGGACCTCGACGGGGCCGCGGTGGCCCGGCAGTTCGGAGCCAAGGTGGACGGCGCCCGGGTGATCGCCCGGATCGTCGCCGGACTGGACGACCGGCTGGTACCGGACTGGTGCCTGCTCTTCTCCTCGACCTCGGCCCTGCTCGGCGGGGTGACCTTCGGTGGCTACGCCGCGGCGAACGCGGCGCTGACCGCGCTCGCACACGCCGGCGCCGACGGACGCAGCCGGTGGATCTCCGCCGGCTGGGACACCTGGGCCTGCACCCTGCAGCGGCTGCGCGACGGGATCGGCGCGAGCATGGCGAGCCACTCGATGAGCGACGCCGAGGCCCTGGCCGCCTTCGACCGGCTGGTCGGCACCGCGCTGCCCGCCGTGGTGGTCGCCGCCGGCGGCTTGGACGACCGGCTGCCCCTCCTCGGCGGCGCGACCGTCGAGCCGGTCGGCGGGGATGCGATCCGCCACCCGCGCCCGGATCTGCCGCAGCCCTACACCCCGCCGCTGACCGGCACCGAGCGGGCGCTGGCCGAACTCTGGTCCGACGTGCTCGGCATCGAGCCGGTCGGCATCCACGACAACTACTTCGACCTCGGCGGCACCTCGCTGCTGGTGCCCCGGCTGCTGGGGCTGGTCAAGAACCGGTTCGCGGTGGCGGTACCGACCGTGTCGCTGTTCGAGGCGCCGACCGTCCGGTCCTTCAGCGCGCTGCTCGAGCAGCAGCGTGGCCCGGCCCCGGCGGCGCCGGCCCGGACCGGAGAGCCGGCCGTCGCGCCGGCCGCCGTCGCCGCGCCGGTGGCACCCGTGCCGGTCGCCGCACCGGCCGCGCCCGGCGGCGCCGAACTGGTCTTGGCGGCATCGACCGCGCCGGTGCTCGACGGGGAGCAGCTGGACCGGCGGATCGCCATCGTCGGGATGGCCGGGCGGTTCCCGGGCGCCGAGGACGTGGCCGCCTTCTGGCGCAGCCTCTGCGCCGGTGAGGAGCTGATCAGCTTCTTCACCCCGGAGGAGTTGGTCGAGGCGGGCGTGCCGGCCGAGCTGGCGCACGACCCGGCCTACGTACCGGCCCGTCCGATCCTCGACGACATCGCCGGCTTCGACGCCGGGTTCTTCGGCATCAGCCCGCGGATGGCCGCGCTGACCGACCCGCAGCAGCGACTCTTCCTCGAGGTCTGCTGGGAGGCGCTCGAACAGTCCGGCTACTGCCGGCCGGAGCACCGGGGGCGGGTGGGGGTCTTCGGTGGCACCAACATCAGCACCTACCTGCTCGGCGCGCTCGGCCAGCTGAGCATGCACGAGGACCTGAGCGAGTACGAGCTCATCATGGGCAACGACAAGGACGCCCTGACCACCACCGTGTCGTACCTGTTCGACCTGCACGGCCCGAGCGTCGCGGTGCAGACCTTCTGCTCCACCTCACTGGTCGCGGTGCACCTGGCGGTCCGCAGCCTGCGCAGCGGCGACTGCGAGATGGCGCTGGCCGGCGGCGTGTCGATTCGGGTGCCGGACAAGCAGGGCCACCTGTCCACCCCGGGCGGCATGGAGTCGCGCGACGGGCACGTGCACACCTTCGACGCGCAGGCCAGCGGGACGATGTTCGGCGACGGCGCCACCGTCGTGGTGCTCAAGCGGCTGGACGCCGCGCTGCGCGACGGCGACCACGTCTACGGAGTCATCCGCGGCTCGGCGATGAACAACGACGGCGCGCTGAAGGTCGGTTACACCGCGCCGAGCGTCGCCGGACAGGCCCGGGTGATCGCCGACGCGATGGCCGACGCCGGGGTGAGCCCCGAGGAGATCAGCTACGTCGAGGCGCACGGCACCGCGACCGAACTGGGTGACCCGATCGAGGTCGCCGCGCTGACCCGGGCATTCGGCAGCACCGAGCAGCGGCAGTACTGCCCGATCGGCGCGGTCAAGACCAACGTCGGGCACATGAACCACGCGGCCGGTACCGCCGGCCTGATCAAGACCGCGCTGTCCCTGCAGTCCCGGGTGATCCCGCCGACCCTGCACTACACCCAGGCCAACCCGGCGATCGACTTCGAGAACAGCCCGTTCTACGTCAACGTCGATCTCGCCGAGTGGCCGGCCACCGAGGGCCGGCCCCGCATCGCCGGGCTCAACTCCATCGGGATGGGCGGCACCAACGTGCACGTCGTCGTGCAGGAGCCGCCCGTACGCCCGGAGGTGCCGGAGACCGACGAGCTGACCGGCCCGGCGCACACCCGCCGGTACCAGGTGGTGCCGGTGTCGGCCCGGACCGCGAGCGCGGCGGACCGCGCGGTGCGGCGCCTCGGCGAGCACCTGGATTGCCAGCCGCACGCCAGGCTGGCCGACGTGGCGTTCTCGTTGCAGGTCGGACGCAAGACCTTCGAGCACCGGCGGGTGGCGGTGACCGCCACCCTGGACGAGACGGTCGGCACCCTGACCGGACGCGACGGTGCCCCGCCCCCGATGGGCCGGGTGGAGGCGGTACAGGGCCGACCGGTGGCGTTCCTGCTCGCCGGCGTCGGCGAGCAGTACCCGGGACTGGTCGGTGAGCTGTACCGGCGCGAACCGGTGTTCCGCGCCGCGCTGGACGAGTGCCTGGCCCCGATCGCCGCGGCACTGCCCGAACTGGACCTCACCGACCTGCTCACCGGGCCCCGCGGCGGCGGCTCCGACCTGGCGGCGCTGCTCGGCCGGGGCGGCGGCACCGACCCGCGTACCGCCGCCCTGCGCCGCACCGAGGTGGCCCAGCCGCTGCTCTTCGCCGTGGACTACGCGCTGGCCAGCACGTTGCTGGCCTGGGGGCTGCGGCCGACCGCGATGCTCGGCTACAGCCTCGGCGAGTACGTCGCGGCCTGCCTGGCCGGGGTGCTGTCGCTACCCGACGCGATCGCCCTGGTGGTGCACCGGGCCAAGCTGATCGGGGCGCTGGAGACCGGCTCGATGGCCGCGGTACCGCTGGCCGCCGACGAGCTGCGCCGCCGGTTCCGGCTGGAGCAGCGCGGGCTGGACATCGCCGCGATCAACGGGCCGGAGACGGTGGTGGTCGCCGGTCCGACCGCCGCGCTCGACCAGCTCGCCGCCGACCTGCGTCAGGCCGAGATCCCGTGCCGGCCACTGGAGACCAGCCACGCGTTCCACTCCCGGATGCTGGCCGGCATCAGCGACGAGCTGACCGCCTGGGTGGCCGCCAACATCCGGCTCAACCCGCCCCGGCTGCCCTACATCTCCAACGTCACCGGCGCGCTGGCCGACGCCGCGCTGGTGCGCGACCCGGCCTACTGGGCCCGGCACATGTGCCAGCCGGTGCAGTTCGAGGCGGGTGTGCAGGTGCTGCTCGCCGACCCGGAACTGGCCCTGGTCGAGATCGGCCCCGGCCAGTCGCTCGGCGCGCTGGTGCGCTCCGCCGGCTGCCCGCCGCAGCGCTGGCCGTTGATCACCGCGACGCTGCCGGCCGGCAGCGACCCGCGCCCCGCCGACCTGGTGCTCACCGACGCGCTGGCCCGGCTCTGGCTGACCGGCGTCGAAATCGACTGGGCGGCACACCACGGCCGCGGCGACGGGGCCACCCCGGTCTACCGGGCCGCCCCCGGCCGGATTCCGTTGCCCACCTACCCGTTCGAGCGGCAGCGGTACTGGATCGAGCAGACGCCGATGACCGCCGGGCGGGAGGGCGGCGCCGAGCTGCCGGCCGAACCGACCAGCCTGGCCGAGATCGGCCGGATCCCGCGGCTGCCCGAGGAGCAGTGGCTGCACCTGCCGGTGTGGCGGCAGACCGCAGCCCCGGCCGCCGACGAACGGCAGCCGGACTCGTGGCTGGTCTACGCCGGTACCGGCGCCACCGCCGACGGGGTGCTCGCCGAGCTGGAGCGGACCGCGGCGGCCACCGGCGCGCGGCTGACCGTGGTGCGGGCCGGCACGGAGTACCACGCGGCCGCCGACGGCTACACCGTCCGGCCGGGAGACCCGACGGACGCGCTCACCATGCTGCGCGCCCTGCGGGCGGCCGGGGTCGGACTGGACCGGGTGGTGCACCTGTGGACCCTCGGCGAGCTGCCGGACGACGACCGGACCGTGTCGCTGGGCCTGCACACCCTGGTCGCACTGGCCCGTGCGGCGGCCGAACTCGGCCTGGACCGGTGGGCTCTGGACATCGTCAGCACCGGCTCACAGCAGGTGCTCGACGGCGCCGAGGCCCGGCCGGCCAGCGCCACCGTGCTCGGCCCGGCCCTGGTCATCCCGCTGGAGTACCCGTCGGTCAGCACCCGGCTGGTCGACGTGGAGCCGGCCACCCCGGCCGGCGCGGTCGTCGCCGAGCTGCGTCGCCCGCGGACCGAGCCGACGGTGGCGATCCGCGCCGGTCGGCGCTGGGTGTGCGGCTACGAGTCGATCCCGCCGGCCGACCTGGACACCGCCCGCCAGGTGCTCCGCGACGGCGGGGTGTACCTGATCACCGGTGGGCTGGGCGGCATCGGGCTCGGCCTGGCCGCGCAGCTGACGCAGGACTGCCGGGCCCGGCTGGTGCTGTTCGGGCGCACCGGTCTGCCGGCGACCGAGCGGTGGGCCGGCATCCTGGCCGGCTCCGACAAGGTCGACGAGAGCACCCGCAGCCGGGTGGAACGGGTCCAGGCGCTCGTCGAGGCCGGGGCCGAGGTCGAGATCGTGGTCGGTGACGTCGCCGACCCGACCGACGTCCGGCGGGCGGTCGACACCGCCCGGGAGCGCTTCGGCGCGCTGCACGGCATCCTGCACACCGCGGGCGTACCCGGCACCGGGTTGATGCAGTTCAAGCTGCCCACCGACTCCGACCTGGTGCTCGCGCCCAAGGTCGCCGGCACCCGGGCGATCGTCGAGGCGCTGCGGGTCGGTGCCGACGACGAGATCCGGCTCGACTTCCTGGTGCTCTTCTCGTCGATCACCTCCGCCACGGGTGGTGGCCCCGGCCAGGTCGACTACTGCGCCGCGAACGCCTATCTGGACCGCTACGCCAACATGCTCACCGCCGCCGGACGCCCCACCCTCTCGGTGGACTGGGGCGAGTGGGCCTGGAACGCCTGGGACGGCGGGCTGAGCGGGTTCGACAGCGAGGTGCAGGCGTTCTTCTCGGCGAACCGGGCCCGCTTCGGCATCACCTTCGAGGAGGGCTGGCGCACCCTGCTGCGGGCGCTCGCCTCGGGGGAGTCGCAGTTGGTCGCGGCGACCCAGGACCTGGCCACCATGGTCCGGTTCAGCCGGTGGTTCAACGTCGAAGCGGTGACCGCGCCGAACGGCACGGCCAGCTCCGAGGCGCGCCACCCGCGGCCGGAACTGGTGACCCGCTACCAGGAGCCGACCGGGCCGACCGAGCTGGGCGTGGCCGAGGTCTGGTGCGACTCGCTCAAGCTGGAGCGGGTCGGCGTCGCCGACAACTACTTCGAACTCGGCGGCAACTCGCTGCTCGGCATCGCGCTGCTCAACACGCTGCGCCGCCGGTTCGCCGAGGCGGAACTGCCGCCACACATCCTCTACGAGGCACCGACGGTGGCCGCGCTCGCGCGAGTCATCGACGGCACCGCCGCCCGGGCCGCCGCCGCGGCCGAGGACGACGGTCAGCTGCGGGCGCAGCTGCGCCGGTCCGGTCTGAAGACCGCGGCGGCCCGCCGCCGCGCGTCGTGA